The Colletotrichum destructivum chromosome 7, complete sequence genome contains the following window.
GAACGAAGCCAAGTTGAAGTAGAAATTGCGCTTCTTCACCGTCTCCGAATCGACCTGACCGCACTAGATGGGGGGTTGGTGGACCTTAGACAACTGGACGGACAGAACTTAGTAGCAGGGTGGGGAGGTACAGAGCTGCGGAAAAGTTGTATGGGTGGACCTTCGGGCGGGGCAAACGTGCTCCAGAGAGACAGATAGTGCTGTGTTGTTGGATCGGTCAAGACCAAAAGAGGGAACACCAGAAGGTGTGGTAAATGATGCAGTGCGGGTGGCTATGGCTTTGGTACCTACGTATATGTGTAGTTAGGCGTTACCTAGGTAGTCAAGGCATGAAAGTAGGTTTAGCATGGAGTGAGTAATACTGGCAGTCAAAGCAAAGTGCCTTCTTTGGTTCTTTGTCCCCAGGACGaaggcagcagcggcggtgtgctggagggggtgggaaggCAAGtgggtgaggggagggggttgctTGCAGCTCAGGTacctctacctacctacctataGGTAACTGAGCTGAGAGGGTCTCTGATTTCCTCACCGAGCTTATCTTTCCTTGGACCCATTTGACCGAGCCCCACTACCAGGTGAGCTTGGTATAATAACATGATCCCTTACACTGATTGCCACCAGCCACTACGCCTTCAACCCACAtaacaacagcaacaatgACTCCCTCcagacagagaaagagacatTGATACCATTCAAACATCTATTAGATCCTTAACTCTACACTGCCTGCTGTACTAGCTAGCACCTACTTATCCGCTAAAGGGTGATAAGGACATTAAACGCAATAAGATGCCTTGCCTCCCAACCAGCCAGAACTAAAGCTGCAACACCTGCTGTCACACTTAAACCTGACTAACCACTGTATAGCAAAACGAAATCCTATCTCAACTCAGCAGTGGGTCAAAAGCTTTGAACTGAGGATCCGTTACAACAGCAAAAAGAGAGGGCCATCCATACACAGCCAAAAGCGTTCACCTATCTCTACAATTACATTCTTCCTCGCCCCTGGGCCATCGTCCGTATCGCTTTGCCCTAAAGGAGGGAAACACACATCGCCACACCCTAACGATACTGCGATGACCTGCGCCGGACACTGCTAGAACCTCCATCGCTATAGCTCGTTCCAATTCCTGAGTCGGCCCTATAGCTACCccgtccgtcgtcctcttcctcatcgtcggcctcgcctccAAGCGGGGCCAAATCTTCCATTCGGGGCCCTGTCTGTGCTTCCTCTTTGATTTCGGGTTCGTATCGCAAAGGCGCCTGGTTCCCATATGTGGGAAATGTCCGTGGTGCATCCGACAACTCGTCTACCCCACTGCCATCTTCTTTCTTCACTCGGCCCGGCGACATGGAAGTCATCTGCTCCGCCGGTCTCGCGGCTCCAATACGAGAGCCTGAGCCTGATGCCGACAGTCCCGACCACGCCAGCCATGCCACAGCCATGAATATGACCTCCGACGCCCAGAATAGCAGAACAGCGGTTGTGAGAGTTGCAAGGCGGTAATGGTACATCAGCCAGCGCAACCCTTGGAGCTGGGCCGTCAACGTTATTGAAGCATAGTATGTCTCGATGCTCTGACCTCCTTGTATCTCTAGATAGGCAGTGGCTGGCAAAGAGGAACCTTTCGCCAACTCCACACGCTCCGCCATGGGCACCGTGAGCACGCATGTCTGAGACTCCATAAAAAGAACATAGTAGGCGAGGAAGAGTATGCGCGACGCGAGCGACACTAGAGGATCTTGATACGGAACGATGGCTGGACGCCGCGAGGAAAACAAAACAGATTTGCCGTCGAAGTGGCTGTAAGGCTCAGGGGGGATATGGGGTTGAACGTTGTCATTTCCTGTCGATAGTGCGCCAGCATCCAGGAGGTAGAGGGCGATCATGAAGTTGCCTCGATGAGTGTTGGCGGGCGAGCGAGGCATTGATAGTGTGACGGTTACATCGTACTCCTGCTGCGTCCTCAGGGCAGACGTTGGAATGATTGCCGATCCGAAGGGATTGATCCCCGATCTATGGCTGGTGTCAGTCGGCGGTAATGTATTTCAGCCTCTAGGACATAGTAAACTCACCCATATTGAAGATGTACAGGGGTCACTACCACCTGATCGGGCAGGTAGTTGCGAAAAAAGAGTATCGACGCAATAGCGGCAAAGGGCAACAGAAACAGCGAGGTTCCTACGAGAAGGCTCACGTTCACAAATGCCCGCTGCGCAGTCTTGGATGTAGCCGCTCGAGATGCCTTGCTTAGTACCTCCTAGTCAAGATTAGAACGTGCTCGACACAGACGACTATGCATAAGAGGAGAGAGGTTACCATCGGAGCAAGAGACGGCCGATAAGCGACAAATAGCCTGTCGTCGTTGGGTTATATGGCGGCAAGCACGGTGTCCACGCGAGCAGGAAATGTTCTCGACGGTCGCCGCGTAAATCTGGTAGCGATCGATATGGCGTTGTCGCAATTATTCAATCCCCCATGTGCCAGGGATTGCCATTCGGCGAAGTAGTTACCTTGACCTGAGGTTGATAGAACCCGAGGGGGGGCCAGTGCTGGTGGTGTGAAGAAGCGGACAAGATTTGGAAAGCGAGATCTTTGAAGATTGAGAAAATTTGTCGAGAGGGGAGATCACACCGAGCGAGCTACTGTATCTTGAGCCGGATTGCGTAACACCGGAGGCGTTGATCGGATACGTGTGGCTGGCACGCTCGTCGCTCAGTTCAACTGGAATTCGCTGTAATTGATTGAAGCCAGGGGTTTATTTCCTTGCACAGCACGCCTTGGCTTGTCCCGGCTGAATGCCAAAGGCACCGAACTCGTCAGCTGACCTGACACCTCTGCTCGAAAGTTAAGAAGCTGCCCAGCGTAGGGTGGGAAAAACTACCAGTATATGCAGTTGTGATGCAGCTGAAGGCCTGGATGCAAACCTGATGGCAGCAAAAAAGTCGGAAGGGATGGCTCAAGCCCAATCACATGCATTGACAGTTGTCGAACGTCATGTCTTCTCAGGTGGGCCTGAGCTACGTAGGTACCTTGATGAATCTTCGACCACCTTCTCAGCAAATGTACGGAGTACCTCAAACTGTCTTAGTCAGCCCTGTATATGCATACGAGATTATGGGAATGCATTACTATTGGTACAGCTAACGAAAGACTTGACACCGTCGTCATGCCTAAGTCGGCATCCAAGGCAAACGTATATCCAGTCACCACACGCTTATCGGCATCATTATTATCATATCCGCAACTCCAAACTGGGAAGATAAAAATCGTGGTACAGCCCAAACGAATTCTCATGGTTGTCAACTTCATGTCATGACCCTTTGTCAAGTTGCACATGCTTGCGAGATCCTGCTGACCTCGCACAGCGTCACTACGCATGCAACAATCCCACCCACCAGCAACTCACCTTAACATGGCTGCAGATAATTACTTGGGACCAGTCCCATTCGACCATTGTTTCCATGTACCTCGGCTTCCCACCACCCGTCGTCTTGATGACGTAGAACTGCGAGCAGGTCGCCCTTGGAGAAACCCAGCTCTTCCGGAATGGCCGCCTGGTACATGTATAGAGCTCGCGCTGCCATCCTTATTAGCAATGGGTTCTTTTAACAGACCGCCAAAAGATAGATCTTCTAAAACTCACCAAAGTGTAGGATGGGCCTGCCATCCCGAGTGTACTGCCGTGATGGGTCTGCTACACTCTTACTCCGTTGCCTTGACTCGCCTTGTCCGGGTGGTCCGCCTCCTTCGTAGAGACCCATGGCCCGGTTACTGGAGCTTGTCCCGGGACGGTTCCCGCCTCGACCGCGCACTGATCCGTAATTCTCGTCGCCTAGAGGCGCGAGTTGGACGGCCATATCGTTGGCAACATGGCTGCTGCCCGGCCGCATCTTCTCCAAATAAGGTGCTGGAGACGATGTTCCCGACATGTTGCTAGGTGAGTTATGCCTGTGATAAGGCTGTTCAGATCCTCGTCTCGGAGTGCTACTCATTTGCGATCCTCCTCTGCCCACGGATCCTTGGGGGTTAGGCGAGGCAGACCGGTAATCACCCCGTATCTCGTCCGCCGGCCCGGTTCTCGGAGAAGCGCTGCGCGGCGAGTTCCGATAACCGGGTCGGACATCTTCGGACGGTCCCGTTCTCGGGGAAGCACTTCGGAGCGGGGCGGGGGATGCCGCTCTGGGAACATCACTGCCTCTTGTCATCGGTCGAGATTGTGGGGCTCCCCCATAGCCTGATCCAGGACGGTTTGCCTGGCTGAACATACTGCGAGTTTGGTCGGCGAACTTCTGCGATGTCTCCTTCATAGCTTTGGCTGTCACTGCCTGAGGGGGCACCCCGAGTCTCTGAACAACTTGTTGATCGtaaggcggcggcgttcctCGAAGGCCTGTAGTCACGGTGCTGTTGCTTGCCGCTGGTGGGACTGACCTGGAAAATGGCTGCGAGCCAGGGGTTGGGGTGGCAATGCCGTGGTAGCGATCTGCCGAGACACGTACGCTCGACTgcttgccgacgccgacgccttTGAGCTCGGCAAGGGCCAAGGCGATGGGGTCCGTCTCAGGCTGAGCAGGCTGAGTATTTGAGCCTTTCCTCCTTTCTAGATCTGGGTTCGTGACTGAGAAAACGTTCTGTCCAACATTCAACGCAAGGGTGGCGTTTGCATCAATCGGTTCCGGGCTGATGGTCGATCTGTCTCCGAGCAGATGCGACGTTTCTTGAGTTTGCAGCTGCGATCTCCGGGATGGACTTCCTTGAGCGGAAACAGGATGCCAAGTGTTTCTATTTGCTGACGGTCCTGGGGTCTCTTTTGTGCTCTTGCGGCGGAATGGACTATGGTTTTGGAAGAAGCCGCTCCTTTTCTTGAGGACCTGCTTGTCCGACGCCAGTGGTGGCGCACTGACTTGCTCCTGCTTGATGGGGGATACTTTGCCACTCGGCGGCTCTTGGCTTGATAGCGAAGTCGGGTTCGAGTAGTCGCTCTGAGAATCACGGCTCGATGGTCTGGCCGAAGGAGGCTGCGAACTACGCTCCGATGGGGGCCCGGTGCGGCATAGCATCGTCATGCCATCGAGAGGGTATGGATCGTGCGGGACCATGACGGACGTGGGAGGGTGACTTTTGTCGGGATGTGGccggctctgctgctgctgctgctgttgttgttgttgttgttgttgttgttgttggatGGACTGTTGGGGGACTGGAGCTGGCTGGCGCGACTTTTCCATCAAGGGCGGTATTCTCTGGGCTGGGAGTGGCATTTCACGAACAGCAGCTGTAACCATCTCCCGACGACCCATCTCCTGGAAATATTTTCTCGGAGAAGACGACCCAGCGTCATCATGGCCCGCTTCTGGCGCATGGCCCCTAGACGAGGCACTGACATGTTTGTGGCTCAGTTCCGGTGCGAAGTTTCGGGAAGAGGAGCTGGCATCCGTTCGCAACGGGTCTGCAGCTGGGTGCCTGGATGCCGAAGGACTTGCTTCTTTGCGCCCCGCATCAAGCACAGCGACACTTCTTGAGGCTAGGGGAACTGGTTCTTTGTGCCCAAGATCTTGAGCGAGGCTTGAGTTGGGGTCATGGTGTGATTCGTAAGTCGAGGGCTGTGGGGACGATGACCTGAACGCTGGGTTGATGCTCCTGGGAAACTGCGCAACCGAGTAGTTGTCGTCATCAGATGATTCTGATTGCGTATCATTGATGTCTCCTCGACAGAAGTTGATGTACTTCGGCGGATCCGGGATCTCTTGACCAGTACCTTGCTCTTTGATGAAGCTGACGATATCTGTTTCAACATCCATTTTCTCAAGCGACAGTCGGATCTTTTCACAGGATGCATCGTCGCTGACGCAGACTGTGGAGGAAATGTTCGCAAAAGTCCAAAGGCTGCTTTTCGTAAAGTCAAGGCGCTCCTCTTCCAAGTCCTGAAACTTATCAGCCGCGGCCTTCCACTCCCGATTCCACCTAGTTGTTGTATCTTCGAGAGCCTTCACCGCGTTTTCGTACTCCGTGTTGGAGGTCGCAACACTGATCTGTGTCTTTTCCAGCTTGGCCTTGTTCTTGCGTTCCTCCTGGCCCATAACCATATGACCTTGGGCGAGGTAGCCCTTGATCTTGAGGCATTCCTGCTCGAATCGATCTCGAGTCTGGTGGTTGCGTCAACACTCCAAAtcgcgagaagaaggacgcaTCGTGTCTGCCAGTTCAAACAAATACTGACCTTGTTCACATGCTGTGTTTGCTGAATCTTCGTCTTGAGAATCTTCTCAATACCAATCTGTACAATCTTCCGTCTTTCCTTCATGCCGCCAGCGAATGCAGCAAGAGGCTCTTCCAGCTCCGTTTTCATCTGCGCTGCAATGCTTTGATGTTGCTTTGCCATTGATTCAACTTCGCCACGGACGGTGTCTAGTGATGTCTTCAAGCTCCCTGACTCGTGGGACCCGAGGGATTTGCGACACAACGAGAGCAGCTTTCGGGCATACTCGTCTTCGATCGAGGCTCGAGCTGCTCTACACATTAGGCTTCATAGACACCAAGAAACAAGACAACAAACTAGGTGAAACTAACCGCTGTAGAAGGCTTTCAACTCATCGCATGTCTGCTTGGCAGCAAGCATGCGGTCGATGAGGGGGCCAACGCCCGCATCTTCCTTTCCCCAAAAGTTGTTCGCGACTGTTGACTATCAGCTCCAGTTCCCAGGGTGTATCTCGATGATTGACACACATGATAGAGCCACGGATGGCGATTCCATCGATGTCGCAGGCATCCCGCCCGCAAGAGCTGTCAGGCTGTTTTAGAAGTGGCAAGTAGATATTCGTTCGGGTAGTTGGCGCGAAATTATTTGAATAACGCGGTTGATTAATGATGGTAGAATGTATGTGGAGAGCTCTTGATGAAAGATGAGCTCCCAGACGATGATCGTTTTCTCCCTAAACTTTGAGACTTGCAGTTTGGGTTGTTGATGGGAAGTCTTGTTGGCAAGGATAGCTGTGATCTGGTGGTTGTCAGGAAGGCAAGGAAGCCGATGTTGTTTGGAAGCGTTGCCGAGTAACCTGTATGTACCCAAAGCACCCGTTGCGCGAGGTACGTACTGCCCCGCACGTCCCCTGAAGCGACGCTACTTGTGATTTCCCAATGTGAGCAAGCTTTGGTGCGGTATGGTGGCAGCATCGAGGTACCTAGACACATGTAGCTaaatacctaggtacctacctaggtaaggtaagtACCTGGGTGACGGCTGTCTCACAGACAAAGTCACGTGCTTCTCAGGGTCCCTAGGGGCGCATCGACAGATAGGTACCTTAGCGACCGAACACTATCCGCCTTCATTGGCCCCGTGCCGTGCTGTATAGGTAGTGCAAGCGGTTTCCCCCAACCCTTACCTCACTTCGCAGCCTTACCTAAGCGCTCCTAAGTGCCCAAGGTGTCGTACCTTCTGTTCTTCTGGTCCAATCCAATCCCTGCCAGCGACCCGAGAGCCTCCACGTCCTCACGTAGGTCAATCCGGCCAGAGTCTaatttcttcttctcttgcGAAGCTGTCTGGCATCACACAGCAGACGTTCTCGATCAACGTCGCACTCTTTCCCTCAGACTCTCACCTTCTCTCGTTCCTCTTTCCCATCTCTCGATCGTGTCAGGTTACTCCGGAACCCGCCGCATCGATCCGCCCGCAGCCAGGCGAGCATTTTGAGTGCGCTGCCGATTGACCTGGCTCAAGTGCCAggtcccccctcctctcttcaGCCCCCCAACCACCAACCATCGTCGCCCACATCGCATCAAATTCGACAAGAGGTCAACCTCCGCATCCTCGAATCCGTGCAGTCGCTCTTCGTCAACGTCCTCGTCTTTTATCATCGTTTTCTGTCGCCTCTCACATCGCGCCAACCCTGATCTCCACAGCTGTTGGACCTTTCGTCGTTCATGCGGGTGCCCTCGGTCGCGGTGGCTTTTTTCGGCGGCACGATACAGGAAGCATCAGTGAGGAAGCTGGTCTAGTCTGGTCTGTTTGCAAGACGGACGACTTCGCCTTACAGCAACCCCAATACGCAATACTATCCCATGGTCCCACAATCAAGATCGGGATCATTCTCTCCACATCCTTCACAGTTACTGCAGACAGGAGCAGGGCACTCGCCCCATACATCGCAACCCGCTGCGTTGAGTGCGGGCGCCAGTCCTAGTACGAGCAGTCCGACAGGACCCAGTCCCCTGGTCAAAATCGCCGTTGCTCAAGTTTATCTTCTCCTTGGTGCTATcaaggaggacaaggaccGCGCAAAGTGGGAGATACAAGCAGAACAATTGCAAAAGGtgaaccccctcccccgttCGTATCTCTCATTCACATATTCCAGCAGCCACCCCGATTTTACATTTTATTATCAAGCTTGATGCTGACTCGCTTCCCCCCTGGTTTTAGCTCATTGATGAACACGGAATGGAGGTCTTTACCAAGTATTTCGcgcgcctcgtcgccgttcATGCCGGCCACATCTTCCATGGACAGCCACGGGCCGGGGCCAATGGCAACTTCCATCTGTTGGTGACGGAGATGCAGAAGATATCTCATGACGTTCACCAGGCCAACAAGATTGCCGAATCCATCGAAACGGGCACAGAAGACATATTCCGCGACTTTGATATGTCTACATTCATGGAGGCTTTCAAGTTGGATGCCCTGGAGAAGACGATGCTGGCGTTAGCCTTCAAAATGGGGTCAAGGTCCGACCTTAAGACGAAAGGTGGGTTGCTCCGGGCTGTATGGCAAATTGTTTGTTTCGCTAATGCTAATGTGCTTTCCCAGCTGATGCTATCCTGTCCACGAATTTCCCTACATTCGTCAATATCCTTGCCCGACGCGATATAGAAGAGCATTCGGACCTTACAGACCAATTTATCGCCGTGCTCGTTGATCGCTTCATCCAATACCAGCCACCCAATTTCAACGCGGCATCTAAGGCCGAACTTGCGTACAAGGTACAGGCAAGGTGGCACGGGGATCaagcaccgccgccctccgaAGTACTCGCGGCGCTCGATCTGGTCAGGGTACTGGCCGATAAACCTCCGAATGCCCTTGCCACATACATTCAAAGAACCGGCATCGAGTTCACCCGAGACGAAGAGATCTGCTTATCGCATCTGCAGAACCGCCCGCAGAATGTTCAACTGAGTGAAGAGCAAGTTTCCATTGCCCTCATGTACAGCACGATTAGTCAGTCCCCGCTCTATGATCCCTCGATCCTTGCCGCATCTCTACGTCGAGTTCTTCCTCCGTCTTTCAGGTGGCAGGACGTGGTTTCGTATTTGGACCAGAGATCCGCCCGGATTTCGTCCCAACAGTTCCTGCGCTTGTACAACTCGTTGTTGCCAATTGCACAAGATGATCAAACGTTTGACATCCAAAAGTTGTGGGGTGGGAACTGGGAGCACCCAGAAACTCAGCTGTCCTTCATTTGCGCATTCGCCTCTCTACAACCCGATCAGCTTGATGCTAGCACCATTCCGGGCCTGGTACCGACGCTCACCCTAGACACATATGCGCAATCACCCCCCGAGGTTCAACAACGCGCAGCGTTCGCCGTCAAGCATGCTTTAGTCTCGGTCGAGGCGCTGTCTGCCGTATTTCATGTCGCCTTGCACTCTGTTCACGCGTCGCAAAGCGTTGAAGCCAAGCGCCTATTCCAAGAGGTTGTTGTGCCAAATCTGGATATCTTTGTCGTCTCTGCGTTCGGAGTACCAAAGCCTTGGCCGACCATGGCGGTGGATACGCTGAATTCCCTTTTCGAAAGCTTCTTGTACAAGCGGTCAACTGAATATGACTTCGTCCTCGACAGTTTGtggaagaaggacaaggaaTGGGTGATCCAGCGGTTGATCGAGGCCCACGCCATCAAGCCGACCGACCTCCCTCTGATTTTCGAGCACGCAATGAAGCACAAGtggctcgacgagctcgtgTATCTGCCCAACGGTTTTGGTCTCGACCTTGCAGCGCTTTCACACGCCGAAGGTTATTTGGACCTGGTCAGCTGGGCTCGCCGCAACTCCGAGAGAAGCAACGAGATTGCCCGCTCCTTACTGCAGTTCTTACTAATCAAAGCGAATCTTGAACTGCAATACCAGCGCCCTCCCGATGGTCAACCCGCAGTCAAGTCCAGCACAACTCTCCAAGTGCGAACGGTAGCCGCCTTCTTGCAAATCTTGGAAGATTTTTTGCCGAAGACACCCCTACAAGATCTCATCATGGTGCAAAGATCTTGCATCACTGTTTATCCAAGGTTGATCAACTATGGCGAGGGTttcgacgacatcatcgatGCGAACGGCAAAGACGGGAacgccctcccccccgcggCTAACAGCAAGATGGAAGAACATTACAAGAAGATGTACGGCGACGAGATTCAAGTCCGCAACATTGTTGAGATTCTTGATCGGTACAAACACTCTCGCGACTCGCTTGACCAAGACGTGTTCGCGTGTATGATCCACGGCTTGTTCGACGAGTACGCTCATTACGTCGATTACCCACTAGAGGCGCTTGCGACGACTGCGGTATTATTTGGCGGCATCATATCCCATAAGCTCATCTCAGATTTGCCGCTGAAGATTGGGCTTGGAATGATCCTAGAAGCCGTAAGAGATTATCTTCCGGAAGATTCGATGTACAAGTTCGGACTCCAGGCCCTGATGCAGCTGTTTTCTCGCTTCCGAGAATGGCCCGGCTTCTGCCGACAATTACTCCAGATTCCTGGTCTCCAAGGTACTGAAGCCTGGAAGAAAGCGGAGGACGTTGTCAGAGACCACGAGGAAGAGCTTGTCCGATCGCGTAACGGCATTGCGGCGCCTGCTCATGGTCTTCCTTTCAATAGCGAGCCATTGACGAATGGCAATACGACGGAGGTTAGAAGCACGGAGCGTCAACCACCCCCGTTCACATCCATCAATGCCTCGGAGCATTCTCCTGGAGTCGATTGCGAAGAGCCCTCGAGTGATACACAAGGCAAGATCCAGTTTGTCCTCAATAACCTAACCGAGATGACTCTTCAGACAATGTGTCAGGAACTGCGGGACATCTTGGAGCATCGTTATCAGCAATGGTTCGCGAGCCATCTCGTTGAGGAGCGAGCCAAGATGCAGCCCAATTACCACCAGGTCTACCTTGAACTGGTCAGGCTATTCGAAGACCAGGTGCTATGGGGCGAAGTCCTGAGGGAGACATATGTCAGTGTTGCCCGCATGCTCAACTCAGAGGCCACCATGCAGAATTCGACCGATCGTTCTCACCTCAAGAACCTCGGTGGATGGTTGGGTCTTCTGACCTTGGCACGCGACAAGCCGATCAAGCACAAGAACATCGCTTTCAAGCAGTTGCTGATTGAGGCCCACGACACCAAGAGGCTCATTGTCGTTATCCCTTTCGTCTGCAAGGTTCTTCTCCAAGGCGTCAATTCGACTGTCTTTCGACCACCCAACCCCTGGCTCATGGACATCATTCACTTTCTCATCGAGCTGTATCATCATGCTGAGTTGAAGCTGAATCTCAAGTTCGAGATTGAGGTTTTGTGCAAAGGTCTAAATCTCGACCACAAGAGCATTGAACCCTCTGGAGAAATTCTCAACCGCGCGACCGTTGAGGACACTCATGAGTTGCTTTCTCAAGACACACTGGAGACGTTTGAGAATCTATCTCTGAATGGAATCTCTACCGGCGTAACAACCGGTCTTTCGCCTCAGGTTATCACCGCTTCCATTCCAGACCTTGGTCCGCTTATCCACATACCGCCCACGAACGAGATGGTGGTTACCGCAACGCGGCTGCACGAGATCGTCCGCACCGCTCTCACCAGGGCTTTGCAGGATATCATCCAACCCGTGGTAGATCGTTCTGTCACCATTGCTGCCATTTCCACGCAGCAAATGATTCACAAAGACTTTGCGACTGAGCCTGACGAGACCAGGGTCCGAACGTCGGCAATCAGCATGGTGAAGGCGACGGCTGGAAGCCTAGCGCTCGTAACGTCTAAGGAGCCTCTGAGGGCCAACTTTACAAATTATATGCGGAACCTGTCGAACGATCTCCCGCAGGGACTACCCGAGGGAACGATCATTATGTGCGTCAACTCAAATCTGGATCTAGCCTGCAACATCATCGAGAAACAGGCGGAGGAGAGGGCCGTGCCCGAAATTGAAGAAATGATCGAGCCCGAGTTGGAGGCTaggcgccggcatcgtcttcaGCGGCCCAACGAGCCATACGTGGATGCCTCGCTCAGCCGATGGGCCTGGACTATTCCCAACCCATTCAAGCTGTCGCCAAGTATGGGTGGCTTGAATCCTGAACAAATGGCTATCTACGAAGACTTTGCTCGCCAGCCTCGCACCACCACGTCAAGTGCTCCGTCGCATGTGCCTTCGGCTTCTGATGCAACCCGGTCGCTTGCCAATGAAGTTCTCCAGGATCAATTTTCTACAGTGCCCAGCCTAGGCGCGGCTACGGAGCCGCCGGCTGTCCAGCATCTCGGCTCCCAGATCCAACAATACGCCCCGGTACACAACGGAGCGATGGCAAGCACAAGACCCCAGACATTCCCAATGGATGGCCGGGCATTAATCGACCGTGTTCAGAAGTTGCTTATGGAGCTCCAGCGTGTTGCGACCGAAGCCCGCGAGG
Protein-coding sequences here:
- a CDS encoding Putative FCH domain, SH3 domain, AH/BAR domain superfamily, F-BAR domain-containing protein: MPATSMESPSVALSFANNFWGKEDAGVGPLIDRMLAAKQTCDELKAFYSARASIEDEYARKLLSLCRKSLGSHESGSLKTSLDTVRGEVESMAKQHQSIAAQMKTELEEPLAAFAGGMKERRKIVQIGIEKILKTKIQQTQHVNKTRDRFEQECLKIKGYLAQGHMVMGQEERKNKAKLEKTQISVATSNTEYENAVKALEDTTTRWNREWKAAADKFQDLEEERLDFTKSSLWTFANISSTVCVSDDASCEKIRLSLEKMDVETDIVSFIKEQGTGQEIPDPPKYINFCRGDINDTQSESSDDDNYSVAQFPRSINPAFRSSSPQPSTYESHHDPNSSLAQDLGHKEPVPLASRSVAVLDAGRKEASPSASRHPAADPLRTDASSSSRNFAPELSHKHVSASSRGHAPEAGHDDAGSSSPRKYFQEMGRREMVTAAVREMPLPAQRIPPLMEKSRQPAPVPQQSIQQQQQQQQQQQQQQQQSRPHPDKSHPPTSVMVPHDPYPLDGMTMLCRTGPPSERSSQPPSARPSSRDSQSDYSNPTSLSSQEPPSGKVSPIKQEQVSAPPLASDKQVLKKRSGFFQNHSPFRRKSTKETPGPSANRNTWHPVSAQGSPSRRSQLQTQETSHLLGDRSTISPEPIDANATLALNVGQNVFSVTNPDLERRKGSNTQPAQPETDPIALALAELKGVGVGKQSSVRVSADRYHGIATPTPGSQPFSRSVPPAASNSTVTTGLRGTPPPYDQQVVQRLGVPPQAVTAKAMKETSQKFADQTRSMFSQANRPGSGYGGAPQSRPMTRGSDVPRAASPAPLRSASPRTGPSEDVRPGYRNSPRSASPRTGPADEIRGDYRSASPNPQGSVGRGGSQMSSTPRRGSEQPYHRHNSPSNMSGTSSPAPYLEKMRPGSSHVANDMAVQLAPLGDENYGSVRGRGGNRPGTSSSNRAMGLYEGGGPPGQGESRQRSKSVADPSRQYTRDGRPILHFARALYMYQAAIPEELGFSKGDLLAVLRHQDDGWWEAEVHGNNGRMGLVPSNYLQPC
- a CDS encoding Putative Seipin family protein; protein product: MEVLSKASRAATSKTAQRAFVNVSLLVGTSLFLLPFAAIASILFFRNYLPDQVVVTPVHLQYGSGINPFGSAIIPTSALRTQQEYDVTVTLSMPRSPANTHRGNFMIALYLLDAGALSTGNDNVQPHIPPEPYSHFDGKSVLFSSRRPAIVPYQDPLVSLASRILFLAYYVLFMESQTCVLTVPMAERVELAKGSSLPATAYLEIQGGQSIETYYASITLTAQLQGLRWLMYHYRLATLTTAVLLFWASEVIFMAVAWLAWSGLSASGSGSRIGAARPAEQMTSMSPGRVKKEDGSGVDELSDAPRTFPTYGNQAPLRYEPEIKEEAQTGPRMEDLAPLGGEADDEEEDDGRGSYRADSGIGTSYSDGGSSSVRRRSSQYR